A single bacterium DNA region contains:
- a CDS encoding family 10 glycosylhydrolase, whose amino-acid sequence MSRNASLALLPALFALPVAAQTAEHRGLWMTSASYATPEKAEATVARAAAAHLNALYPIVWSSGQTWFKCSLVPMAENVTPGFDPLENLIRVAHASGLQVHPWFVNGWCGNIHPGSVADRRPEWLVKPGQPLSATWYDFGQADVRHFETQVMMECLRQYEVDGLHYDYIRFGSQVFCYCDTCLAEFARRTGLPPIEPNQGKFPLWLTTVGNPLAQVTTAQVLATFEDGSPAITLNRLGAGETVLVNWQGARYITPTLNGFVTKLLGHFEVQPGALFQLHTTQTKAKSGSGYQTRATKWLKDLGFDSEMVDETGLSRVPVQGTVLLTHQTRMDEATATRLREFVSGGGHCLFMDGPTNAISFPALQETIGLKAAARMFYGPRLVTPAPGQDLIPSGPAYDVATAPRRIDRWIEYRKDCVTDLVREVREEARKVKPQAPISAAVFFTKAEADGVCQDWYRWLREDLIDYAIPMAYTESNDDLQAALREWQAADPKMERIIPGLGIWTNRNGRDVTRPSAQVLAQIQTCRAAGAHGNLFFQFNCLSDDLVSALAGNPYQQVCLPYFPPARQP is encoded by the coding sequence ATGTCACGCAACGCATCCCTTGCTCTCCTGCCGGCACTCTTCGCTCTTCCCGTCGCGGCCCAGACTGCCGAGCACCGCGGCCTGTGGATGACGAGCGCCAGCTATGCCACACCCGAGAAGGCCGAGGCCACCGTCGCCCGTGCCGCGGCAGCCCATCTGAATGCCCTATACCCCATCGTCTGGTCCAGCGGGCAGACCTGGTTCAAGTGCAGTCTCGTTCCCATGGCCGAGAACGTCACCCCCGGCTTCGATCCGCTGGAGAACCTCATCCGGGTCGCCCATGCCAGCGGCCTGCAGGTCCACCCCTGGTTCGTGAACGGCTGGTGCGGCAACATCCACCCCGGCTCGGTCGCCGACCGGCGGCCGGAATGGCTGGTCAAGCCCGGCCAGCCGCTGTCGGCAACCTGGTACGACTTCGGCCAGGCCGATGTCCGCCACTTCGAAACCCAGGTGATGATGGAGTGCCTGCGCCAGTACGAGGTGGACGGCCTCCACTACGACTACATCCGCTTCGGCAGCCAGGTCTTCTGCTACTGCGACACCTGCCTGGCGGAGTTCGCCCGGCGCACCGGGCTGCCCCCCATCGAGCCGAACCAGGGCAAGTTCCCCCTGTGGCTCACTACGGTCGGCAATCCCCTGGCCCAGGTCACAACGGCCCAGGTGCTTGCCACCTTCGAGGATGGCTCGCCGGCCATCACGCTCAATCGGCTGGGCGCCGGCGAGACGGTGCTCGTCAACTGGCAGGGCGCGCGCTACATCACCCCGACCCTCAATGGCTTCGTCACTAAGCTGCTGGGGCACTTCGAGGTACAGCCGGGCGCGCTCTTCCAGCTTCACACGACCCAGACCAAGGCGAAGTCCGGCTCCGGCTACCAGACCCGGGCCACCAAGTGGCTCAAGGACCTCGGCTTTGACTCCGAGATGGTGGACGAGACGGGGCTGTCGCGCGTGCCTGTCCAGGGAACAGTCCTGCTCACCCACCAGACCCGCATGGACGAGGCCACAGCGACGCGCCTCCGGGAGTTCGTGTCCGGCGGCGGCCACTGCCTGTTCATGGACGGCCCGACCAACGCCATCTCCTTCCCGGCCCTGCAGGAGACCATCGGGCTCAAGGCCGCCGCGCGGATGTTCTACGGCCCCCGCCTGGTCACACCGGCCCCGGGACAGGACCTGATCCCCTCCGGCCCGGCCTACGACGTGGCCACCGCGCCCAGGCGCATAGACAGGTGGATCGAGTACCGCAAGGACTGCGTGACCGACCTCGTGCGCGAGGTGCGTGAGGAGGCCCGGAAGGTCAAGCCGCAGGCGCCGATCAGCGCGGCGGTGTTCTTCACCAAGGCCGAGGCGGACGGCGTCTGCCAGGACTGGTACCGCTGGCTCCGCGAAGACCTCATTGACTACGCCATCCCGATGGCCTACACCGAGAGCAACGACGACCTGCAGGCGGCACTGCGCGAGTGGCAGGCCGCGGACCCGAAGATGGAGCGCATCATCCCGGGCCTGGGGATCTGGACCAACCGCAACGGCCGCGACGTCACGCGCCCCAGCGCTCAGGTCCTGGCCCAGATACAGACGTGCCGGGCCGCCGGCGCCCATGGCAACCTCTTCTTCCAGTTCAACTGCCTGAGCGACGACCTGGTCAGCGCCCTGGCGGGCAACCCGTACCAGCAGGTCTGCCTGCCGTACTTCCCGCCGGCGCGACAGCCGTAG